A region from the Microcella frigidaquae genome encodes:
- a CDS encoding YidH family protein: MTAPTDRRRPRSVYGVGDEPEVQASLANERTALSWIRTGLTLIAGGVALATLSGFGDLPLVVLVIAGLAALGGGALGVWALVAWARTERALRLREPIPDPSVLPWVVAGVVAAGLFVAGFAAFEAIELAR, translated from the coding sequence ATGACCGCGCCGACCGACCGCCGACGACCCCGCAGCGTCTACGGGGTCGGCGACGAGCCCGAGGTGCAGGCCTCGCTCGCGAACGAGCGCACGGCGCTCTCGTGGATTCGCACGGGGCTGACGCTCATCGCCGGCGGTGTCGCGCTCGCCACGCTGTCGGGCTTCGGCGACCTGCCGCTGGTCGTGCTCGTCATCGCCGGCCTCGCCGCGCTCGGCGGCGGCGCGCTGGGGGTGTGGGCGCTCGTGGCCTGGGCGCGCACCGAGCGCGCTCTGCGGCTGCGCGAGCCGATTCCCGACCCGTCGGTGCTGCCCTGGGTGGTGGCGGGCGTCGTCGCCGCGGGGCTCTTCGTGGCGGGCTTCGCCGCCTTCGAGGCGATCGAGCTGGCGCGGTGA
- a CDS encoding phage holin family protein, translating to MSTPAPTRERRGLFALIADLPRLIRELIEAELAQLKAEVIGKLKAAGIGAGFLVTAGAFAFFGVLVLTAAGVLALALVMPAWAAALVVGGVLIVLAAIAAAIGVQQLRASVPPTPTQTMESVKEDVRVLRGLGKRGAS from the coding sequence ATGAGCACCCCCGCTCCCACGCGCGAGCGTCGCGGACTGTTCGCGCTCATCGCCGACCTGCCGCGCCTGATCCGCGAGCTGATCGAGGCGGAGCTCGCGCAGCTCAAGGCCGAGGTCATCGGCAAGCTCAAGGCCGCCGGTATCGGCGCCGGCTTCCTCGTCACTGCGGGCGCCTTCGCCTTCTTCGGTGTTCTGGTGCTGACGGCCGCCGGCGTGCTCGCCCTGGCCCTCGTCATGCCGGCCTGGGCGGCCGCCCTCGTGGTCGGCGGCGTGCTGATCGTGCTCGCCGCGATCGCCGCCGCAATCGGCGTGCAGCAGCTGCGGGCGAGCGTTCCGCCGACCCCCACCCAGACCATGGAGAGCGTCAAGGAGGACGTCCGCGTGCTGCGCGGGCTCGGAAAGCGAGGAGCATCATGA
- a CDS encoding 6-phosphofructokinase yields MRIGMLTSGGDAPGLNAVIRGAVLVGTSVYHHEFVGFTDGWKGLVENDTLPLTRHEVKGISKQGGTILGTSRTNPFEGRGGVDRINEVFAENRLDALIAIGGEGTLAAAKRLTDAGIRIVGVPKTVDNDLDATDYTFGFDTAVQIATEAMDRLRTTGDAHNRCMVAEVMGRHVGWIALHSGMAAGAHAILIPEQNTSMEQLCAWVQSAYDRGRAPLVVVAEGFTLDGADEPHSERGLDAFGRPRLGGIGELIAPMIEARTGIETRATTLGHIQRGGTPSAFDRVLATRLGMAAIAAVNDERWGEMVALRGTEIVRVPFEAALGSLKTVPQERYDEAALLFG; encoded by the coding sequence ATGCGCATCGGAATGCTGACCTCCGGCGGCGACGCGCCCGGCCTCAACGCGGTGATCCGCGGGGCCGTGCTCGTCGGAACCTCCGTCTACCACCACGAGTTCGTCGGCTTCACAGACGGCTGGAAGGGCCTCGTCGAGAACGACACCCTGCCGCTCACGCGGCACGAGGTGAAGGGCATCTCGAAGCAGGGCGGCACGATCCTGGGCACGAGCCGCACCAACCCCTTCGAGGGCCGCGGCGGCGTCGACCGCATCAACGAGGTCTTCGCCGAGAACCGCCTCGACGCCCTCATCGCGATCGGCGGCGAGGGCACCCTCGCGGCGGCGAAGCGACTGACGGATGCGGGCATCCGCATCGTCGGCGTGCCCAAGACCGTCGACAACGACCTCGATGCCACCGACTACACCTTCGGCTTCGACACCGCCGTGCAGATCGCCACCGAGGCCATGGACCGCCTCCGCACCACGGGCGACGCCCACAACCGCTGCATGGTGGCCGAGGTCATGGGCCGCCACGTCGGCTGGATCGCCCTGCACTCGGGCATGGCCGCCGGTGCGCACGCCATCCTCATCCCCGAGCAGAACACGAGCATGGAGCAGCTGTGCGCGTGGGTGCAGAGCGCCTACGACCGCGGACGCGCGCCGCTCGTCGTCGTCGCCGAGGGCTTCACGCTCGACGGGGCCGACGAGCCGCACTCGGAGCGCGGGCTCGACGCCTTCGGTCGACCGCGGCTGGGCGGCATCGGCGAGCTCATCGCGCCGATGATCGAGGCCCGCACGGGCATCGAGACGCGCGCGACCACGCTCGGCCACATCCAGCGCGGCGGCACGCCGAGCGCGTTCGACCGCGTGCTCGCCACGCGCCTGGGCATGGCGGCGATCGCCGCGGTCAACGACGAGCGCTGGGGCGAGATGGTGGCGCTGCGCGGCACCGAGATCGTGCGGGTGCCGTTCGAGGCCGCGCTCGGCTCGCTCAAGACCGTTCCGCAGGAGCGCTACGACGAGGCCGCGCTGCTCTTCGGCTAG
- a CDS encoding DUF3618 domain-containing protein, producing MSDTVSSTVSAARARLEHTLDAIDDKLDVQKQAGELAQRVQRSYRANPVPWIIGATAAAVVVAGLVVWAIVTDD from the coding sequence ATGAGCGACACCGTCTCGAGCACCGTCTCGGCCGCGCGCGCCCGGCTGGAGCACACCCTCGACGCCATCGACGACAAGCTCGACGTGCAGAAGCAGGCGGGCGAGCTCGCGCAGCGGGTGCAGCGCTCGTACCGGGCCAACCCGGTGCCATGGATCATCGGTGCTACGGCGGCGGCGGTGGTCGTCGCAGGTCTCGTCGTCTGGGCCATCGTCACCGACGACTGA
- a CDS encoding DUF1304 family protein, whose protein sequence is MTVLTTLALLFASIAALLHGVFFVLESVLFRRPAGRRLFGVRAEHDSPPLRLFAVNQGVYNLALAIVVALGVVLQATAGNATDLAIAGLALTIAGCSVMVVAGAALALTAPPRLLAAALAQALPPLLAVVLLLVGR, encoded by the coding sequence GTGACCGTGCTGACCACGCTGGCGCTGTTGTTCGCGAGCATCGCGGCGCTGCTGCACGGGGTGTTCTTCGTGCTCGAGAGCGTGCTCTTCCGGCGGCCGGCCGGCCGGCGGCTGTTCGGAGTGCGTGCCGAGCACGACTCGCCGCCGTTGCGACTGTTCGCCGTCAACCAGGGCGTCTACAACCTGGCCCTCGCGATCGTCGTCGCCCTGGGAGTCGTGCTGCAGGCGACGGCGGGCAACGCGACCGACCTCGCGATCGCAGGGCTCGCGCTGACGATCGCCGGATGCTCGGTCATGGTCGTCGCGGGCGCCGCGCTCGCCCTCACCGCGCCGCCCCGACTTCTCGCCGCCGCGCTCGCGCAGGCACTGCCCCCGCTGCTCGCTGTCGTGCTGCTGCTCGTCGGCCGATAG
- a CDS encoding protoporphyrinogen/coproporphyrinogen oxidase produces the protein MSGAREEMLVVGAGLAGLVAARELVLLGHPVRVLEASERAGGQLEACSLDGVRVDLGADRFTPDDELAAALDRLALGAELVAAEPTRTWLCTADDRTLPLPEPTLLGIPMAPLSADAVAITGRSAGWRAQLDALLPGPVGSRAATLGALVRRRLGDDALERLVAPVVLALRGVHPDALPLSAVGGLKHHLLRENSLARAVARVRLEGALPGQLDQSIATLRGGATVLVDRLLDELERFGVPIEHGVEVTGVAPDHVVLSGGGDGGGGDPDGGGDPDDGRDPDEAAERVRRGRVLVAAPGLVAGPPRDTTTDYSGDVAVLLVDAGAVVSAALQGSLPAGGVLVDPRSSSLVRALDLPTARWGPLRDAAGGRAVVRVHYRDAPAGTPVDTEQARLDAQQLLGVSIPPAAVHAAAVRRWQTAGRIDVEGSEVPVVGEQIVGADLDRIVAHARATARAVGPPA, from the coding sequence ATGAGCGGCGCGCGCGAGGAGATGCTGGTGGTCGGGGCAGGTCTCGCCGGCCTCGTCGCCGCCCGCGAGCTCGTGCTGCTCGGGCACCCGGTCCGCGTGCTCGAGGCCTCGGAACGTGCGGGCGGGCAGCTCGAGGCGTGCTCGCTCGACGGCGTGCGCGTCGACCTCGGCGCGGACCGGTTCACGCCGGATGACGAGCTCGCAGCGGCCCTCGACCGGCTCGCTCTCGGCGCCGAGCTCGTCGCGGCCGAGCCCACGCGGACGTGGCTGTGCACGGCCGATGACCGCACGCTCCCGCTGCCCGAGCCGACCCTGCTGGGAATCCCGATGGCTCCGCTCTCGGCCGATGCGGTAGCTATCACCGGACGCTCGGCCGGATGGCGCGCGCAGCTGGACGCCCTCCTGCCCGGCCCGGTGGGCTCACGCGCGGCGACGCTCGGCGCCCTCGTGCGACGGCGCCTCGGGGATGACGCTCTCGAGCGACTCGTCGCTCCGGTCGTGCTCGCGCTGCGCGGCGTGCACCCCGACGCCCTGCCCCTCTCGGCGGTGGGCGGCCTGAAGCACCATCTGCTGCGCGAGAACTCGCTCGCGCGAGCCGTCGCCCGTGTGCGGCTCGAGGGCGCGCTTCCCGGGCAGCTCGACCAGTCGATTGCGACCCTCCGAGGGGGCGCGACCGTGCTCGTCGACCGGTTGCTCGACGAGCTCGAGCGGTTCGGCGTGCCCATCGAGCACGGCGTCGAGGTCACGGGCGTCGCGCCCGACCACGTGGTGCTGTCGGGCGGCGGTGACGGCGGCGGTGGTGACCCCGACGGCGGTGGTGACCCCGACGACGGTCGTGACCCCGACGAGGCCGCCGAGCGGGTGCGCCGCGGCCGCGTGCTCGTCGCTGCGCCGGGGCTCGTCGCCGGGCCGCCCCGCGACACGACGACGGACTACTCCGGCGATGTCGCCGTGCTGCTGGTCGACGCCGGCGCCGTGGTCTCCGCGGCTCTGCAGGGATCGCTGCCAGCGGGCGGGGTGCTCGTCGACCCGCGCTCGAGCAGTCTCGTGCGCGCGCTCGACCTGCCGACGGCGCGGTGGGGCCCGCTGCGCGACGCGGCGGGCGGCCGCGCGGTCGTGCGGGTGCACTATCGGGATGCCCCCGCCGGCACCCCCGTCGACACCGAGCAGGCGCGCCTCGATGCGCAGCAGTTGCTCGGCGTGAGCATCCCGCCCGCCGCGGTGCACGCCGCCGCGGTGCGGCGCTGGCAGACCGCGGGCCGCATCGACGTCGAGGGGTCGGAGGTGCCGGTGGTCGGCGAGCAGATCGTCGGCGCCGACCTCGACCGCATCGTGGCGCACGCTCGCGCGACCGCGCGTGCGGTCGGCCCGCCCGCGTAG
- a CDS encoding YtxH domain-containing protein, whose translation MRGKILFAAGLAVGYVLGTRAGRERYEQMKRAAQGFWNDPRVQRRVDQVEDFVREKAPEVAEFVTDGAKKVVDQVSGASRKAAPTSSKQPASKPAPSKPASSKPAARSRTQPTAPGSSGSGATS comes from the coding sequence ATGAGAGGCAAGATCCTGTTCGCCGCTGGCCTCGCCGTCGGCTACGTGCTCGGCACGCGCGCCGGGCGCGAGCGGTACGAGCAGATGAAGCGCGCCGCGCAGGGATTCTGGAACGACCCGCGCGTGCAGCGACGCGTCGACCAGGTCGAGGACTTCGTGCGCGAGAAGGCGCCCGAGGTCGCCGAGTTCGTCACCGACGGGGCCAAGAAGGTCGTCGACCAGGTCAGCGGGGCCTCCCGCAAGGCCGCTCCCACGTCCTCGAAGCAGCCGGCATCGAAGCCTGCGCCCTCGAAGCCCGCGTCCTCGAAGCCCGCCGCACGCAGCCGCACGCAGCCGACCGCCCCGGGCTCGAGCGGCTCCGGCGCGACCTCATGA
- a CDS encoding acyl-CoA thioesterase, with protein sequence MNKLLRLLWLMWRARRAPRLAPTDVSRVPFRVLPNDLDLQKHMNNGVYLSIMDLGRMDLMVRSGVWRELSARGYYPVVVSSTITYRRSLDPWQSYVLESRIIGIDDIAGYMEQRFVRDGEICARGVIKARFLKKSGGIVPVPELLELFGLDPAEHPLPDWIEQWSAQVALPPRREPAPSVWE encoded by the coding sequence ATGAACAAGCTGTTGCGCCTGCTCTGGCTGATGTGGCGCGCCCGCCGCGCGCCGCGGCTGGCCCCGACCGACGTCAGTCGCGTGCCCTTCCGCGTGCTGCCCAACGACCTCGACCTGCAGAAGCACATGAACAACGGCGTCTACCTGTCGATCATGGATCTCGGGCGGATGGATCTCATGGTGCGCTCGGGGGTCTGGCGCGAGCTGAGTGCGCGCGGCTACTACCCCGTGGTGGTGAGCTCGACCATCACCTACCGGCGCTCTCTCGACCCGTGGCAGTCGTACGTGCTGGAGAGCCGCATCATCGGCATCGACGACATCGCCGGCTACATGGAGCAGCGCTTCGTGCGCGACGGCGAGATCTGCGCGCGCGGCGTCATCAAGGCGCGCTTCCTGAAGAAGAGCGGCGGCATCGTGCCCGTGCCCGAGCTGCTCGAGCTGTTCGGTCTCGACCCGGCCGAGCATCCGCTGCCCGACTGGATCGAGCAGTGGAGCGCGCAGGTCGCGCTGCCCCCGCGCCGCGAGCCCGCGCCCAGCGTGTGGGAGTGA
- a CDS encoding DNA-3-methyladenine glycosylase family protein: protein MGEATPDAERELALPEPVDLAETLIFLRRGRGDPTTLTADGPASWQEIWRAQRTPEGPATLRLRVLDGPPTAAARLHAAAWGPGATWSLERAGELLGAGDDWSGLDALLAARAGEADAVPGDPAAAALQRVRRRRRGLRLTRSHLVLEAAVAAVLEQKVTGVEARRAWRQLVRQHGERAPGPAPEGLTVMPDGAGWRRIPDHDWHRAGVGPQRMATIRRVAAVEAGLQRTLALGRGGPEAVAAFRSIPGVGLWTAAEVLQRAHGDPDTVSVGDAHLPHVIGTWFTGDRTDDAGMLALLAPYAGHRHRVVRLITSLGVEAPRFGAKATIEDHRAR from the coding sequence GTGGGCGAGGCGACACCGGATGCGGAGCGCGAGCTCGCCCTGCCCGAGCCTGTCGACCTCGCCGAGACGCTGATCTTCCTGCGTCGCGGCCGCGGCGACCCCACGACGCTCACCGCCGACGGGCCCGCCTCCTGGCAGGAGATCTGGCGCGCGCAGCGCACGCCCGAGGGCCCCGCGACGCTGCGGCTGCGCGTGCTCGACGGTCCGCCGACCGCTGCCGCTCGGCTGCACGCCGCAGCGTGGGGTCCTGGTGCGACGTGGAGCCTGGAGCGAGCGGGCGAGCTGCTCGGAGCCGGTGACGACTGGAGCGGGCTCGACGCCCTGCTCGCCGCCCGTGCGGGGGAGGCCGACGCGGTGCCGGGCGACCCGGCGGCCGCCGCACTGCAGCGCGTTCGGCGTCGGCGCCGCGGGCTGCGCCTCACCCGCTCGCACCTCGTGCTGGAGGCGGCCGTGGCCGCCGTGCTCGAGCAGAAGGTGACGGGCGTGGAGGCCCGCCGTGCGTGGCGGCAGCTGGTACGGCAGCACGGCGAGCGGGCGCCCGGCCCGGCACCGGAGGGGCTGACCGTGATGCCCGACGGGGCGGGGTGGCGCCGCATCCCCGACCACGACTGGCATCGCGCGGGGGTCGGCCCGCAGCGCATGGCGACGATCCGGCGCGTGGCGGCCGTCGAGGCGGGCCTGCAGCGCACGCTCGCGCTCGGCCGCGGCGGGCCGGAGGCGGTGGCGGCGTTCCGGTCGATCCCGGGGGTGGGGCTGTGGACGGCGGCGGAGGTGCTGCAGCGCGCCCACGGCGACCCCGATACGGTGAGCGTCGGCGACGCGCACCTGCCGCACGTGATCGGCACCTGGTTCACCGGTGATCGCACCGACGACGCGGGCATGCTCGCGCTGCTCGCGCCGTACGCGGGTCATCGGCACCGCGTTGTGCGCCTCATCACGTCGCTCGGCGTGGAGGCGCCCCGTTTCGGTGCGAAGGCCACCATCGAGGACCACCGCGCGCGCTGA
- a CDS encoding PPOX class F420-dependent oxidoreductase yields the protein MTESARDALLALADEQYVLLTTARRSGDGVPTPVWVARDGDGLVVTTGAEAGKVKRIRHTPRVTLQACDRVGRPRDGAPMIVAHATVHDDEASRAALDAALSEKYGVQYAAIRAMGRLRGRRSPGSVVLRLVAEPEAPGR from the coding sequence ATGACCGAATCCGCGCGCGACGCCCTGCTCGCTCTCGCTGACGAGCAGTACGTGCTGCTGACCACCGCTCGCCGCTCGGGCGATGGCGTGCCGACCCCGGTCTGGGTGGCGCGCGACGGCGACGGACTGGTCGTCACGACGGGTGCCGAGGCGGGCAAGGTCAAGCGGATCCGGCACACCCCGCGCGTCACGCTGCAGGCCTGCGATCGCGTCGGGCGCCCGCGCGACGGCGCTCCGATGATCGTCGCGCACGCGACCGTGCACGACGACGAGGCCAGCCGCGCCGCGCTCGACGCCGCCCTGAGCGAGAAGTACGGCGTGCAGTACGCGGCGATCCGCGCGATGGGTCGCCTGCGCGGGCGGCGCAGCCCCGGTTCGGTCGTGCTGCGGCTCGTCGCCGAGCCGGAGGCGCCGGGCCGCTGA
- a CDS encoding DUF4190 domain-containing protein, with protein sequence MSDVPPPPPTAPAYASTPAAPVNPGKTMGIIALVLSILPFQLIGIILGFVALSQSKKAGQKNGFALAAIIIGFIGLIIGLIVILAGGALFGSLFGGLAQVCNELGSGVWEINGVTYTCP encoded by the coding sequence ATGTCCGACGTTCCTCCCCCTCCGCCCACTGCTCCCGCCTACGCCAGCACCCCCGCCGCCCCGGTCAACCCCGGCAAGACAATGGGCATCATCGCCCTGGTGCTGTCGATCCTGCCGTTCCAGCTGATCGGCATCATCCTCGGCTTCGTCGCGCTCAGCCAGTCGAAAAAGGCCGGCCAGAAGAACGGGTTCGCGCTCGCCGCGATCATCATCGGCTTCATCGGCCTCATCATCGGCCTCATCGTGATCCTCGCCGGAGGCGCCCTGTTCGGCAGCCTGTTCGGCGGGCTCGCGCAGGTCTGCAACGAGCTCGGCTCGGGCGTCTGGGAGATCAACGGCGTCACCTACACCTGCCCGTAG
- a CDS encoding acryloyl-CoA reductase — protein MTRGWQITLGEGDPAVALVDLDDTALRPASDALDATADVVVDVTWSGLNYKDALAFAGNRGVVRTSPLVPGIDAVGTVAASSNPRWRVGDRVLLNGAGAGETRHGGLAQRAHLDGGTLVATPSVFTDEQAAGIGTAGFTAMLAVLALERHGITHGEVLVTGASGGLGSFAIALLARAGFVVTAVTGRPDNAERLQRLGAAIVLDRAELDRPSRALESQHWAGVIDAVGGPPLATALAQLRQNGVAVACGNAASPALATTVMPFILRGVSLVGVNSSLTPRALREQAWQRLARDLDPGVVDAVVRSIPLEEAREAAAEVLAGRVAGRLAVRVGEPASAPAAESDALGGDA, from the coding sequence ATGACCCGCGGCTGGCAGATCACCCTCGGCGAGGGCGACCCCGCGGTCGCGCTGGTCGACCTCGACGATACGGCGCTGCGACCCGCATCCGATGCCCTGGATGCGACGGCCGACGTCGTCGTCGACGTGACGTGGTCCGGGCTCAACTACAAGGATGCCCTCGCCTTCGCCGGCAACCGCGGCGTGGTGCGCACCTCACCCCTGGTGCCCGGCATCGACGCGGTCGGCACCGTCGCCGCCTCGTCGAACCCGCGCTGGCGGGTCGGCGATCGCGTGCTGCTCAACGGTGCAGGAGCGGGCGAGACGCGGCACGGGGGTCTCGCCCAGCGCGCCCACCTCGACGGCGGCACGCTCGTCGCCACGCCCTCGGTGTTCACCGACGAGCAGGCGGCCGGCATCGGCACCGCGGGCTTCACGGCCATGCTCGCCGTGCTCGCCCTCGAGCGGCACGGCATCACGCACGGCGAGGTGCTCGTCACCGGCGCGAGCGGCGGACTCGGATCGTTCGCGATCGCCCTGCTCGCCCGGGCCGGCTTCGTCGTGACTGCGGTCACCGGCCGCCCCGACAACGCCGAGCGGCTGCAGAGGCTCGGGGCCGCGATCGTGCTCGACCGCGCCGAGCTCGACCGCCCCTCGCGCGCCCTCGAATCGCAGCACTGGGCCGGAGTCATCGACGCCGTCGGCGGCCCACCCCTCGCGACGGCCCTCGCCCAACTGCGGCAGAACGGGGTCGCGGTCGCCTGCGGCAATGCCGCCTCCCCCGCCCTCGCGACCACCGTGATGCCGTTCATCCTGCGGGGCGTCTCGCTGGTCGGCGTGAACTCGTCGCTCACCCCGCGCGCGCTGCGCGAGCAGGCCTGGCAGCGGCTCGCGCGCGACCTCGACCCGGGGGTCGTCGACGCCGTGGTGCGGTCGATCCCGCTCGAGGAGGCGCGGGAGGCCGCGGCCGAGGTGCTCGCCGGCCGGGTGGCCGGGCGGCTCGCGGTGCGCGTCGGCGAGCCCGCATCCGCCCCCGCCGCGGAGAGTGACGCTCTCGGAGGAGACGCGTGA
- a CDS encoding DUF202 domain-containing protein gives MSASVSGADRDGGRDARRAPVDRTSLSWQRTALQASFVALFAALTALRLGEPTVGVIAAVLAVAAVVAGAATPRVKRAELDGRDPWGLMLRTVLVLSASALVTVVLVVAVALEL, from the coding sequence GTGAGCGCCTCGGTGTCGGGCGCCGATCGTGACGGGGGCAGGGATGCTCGCCGCGCGCCCGTCGACCGCACGAGCCTCTCGTGGCAGCGCACGGCGTTGCAGGCCTCTTTCGTCGCCCTCTTCGCAGCACTGACCGCTCTACGACTGGGTGAGCCGACCGTCGGGGTGATCGCGGCGGTGCTCGCCGTGGCGGCCGTCGTCGCGGGCGCGGCGACCCCGCGCGTGAAGCGCGCCGAGCTCGACGGCCGTGACCCCTGGGGGCTCATGCTGCGCACGGTGCTCGTTCTCAGCGCCTCGGCGCTCGTGACCGTCGTGCTCGTGGTGGCGGTCGCGCTCGAGCTGTAG
- a CDS encoding uroporphyrinogen-III synthase yields MSSLHDVTIERTPTGALPVVKPLLGWRVLVPRGGKWGDGVAAQLRNLGAEPVIAPLINFAPSDEPERLARELEALQAGAYGWLIVTSATTVDVLVGYGVRPPATTRIAAVGETTAHALHLAGYSVDVVPSDHSARGLVREWPGTPQQGPVLVPHSEQAEPTLVTGFAERGIDAIFVSAYRTVGVAAPEVVTADVARGDIRGLVVSSGSVARQIAAQFAPLPDSAVIVCIGPRTAFDARAAGLTVHRIAEERTTTALVRALAEHAMDPDDSAPPVIP; encoded by the coding sequence ATGTCCTCCCTGCACGATGTCACCATCGAGCGCACCCCGACGGGGGCGCTCCCCGTGGTGAAGCCCCTGCTCGGCTGGCGCGTGCTCGTTCCGCGCGGCGGCAAGTGGGGCGACGGCGTCGCCGCGCAGCTGCGCAATCTCGGCGCCGAGCCGGTCATCGCCCCACTCATCAACTTCGCGCCCTCCGATGAGCCCGAGCGGCTCGCCCGCGAGCTCGAGGCGCTGCAGGCGGGCGCCTACGGCTGGCTGATTGTGACCAGCGCCACCACGGTCGATGTGCTCGTCGGCTACGGAGTGCGGCCGCCGGCGACCACCCGCATCGCGGCCGTCGGCGAGACCACCGCGCACGCGCTGCACCTTGCCGGGTACTCGGTCGACGTCGTGCCGAGCGATCACTCGGCCCGGGGTCTCGTGCGCGAGTGGCCGGGAACCCCGCAGCAGGGGCCGGTGCTCGTTCCGCACAGCGAACAGGCCGAACCGACCCTGGTCACCGGCTTCGCCGAGCGCGGCATCGACGCCATCTTCGTCTCGGCCTATCGCACGGTCGGGGTCGCGGCGCCGGAGGTCGTGACCGCCGACGTGGCCCGCGGCGACATCCGCGGTCTCGTGGTCAGCTCGGGCAGCGTCGCCCGGCAGATCGCCGCCCAGTTCGCCCCGCTGCCCGACAGTGCCGTCATCGTCTGCATCGGCCCTCGCACGGCCTTCGACGCCCGCGCCGCCGGTCTCACCGTGCATCGCATCGCCGAGGAGCGCACCACCACCGCGCTCGTGCGCGCGCTCGCCGAGCACGCGATGGACCCCGACGACAGCGCGCCGCCGGTCATCCCCTGA